From Proteiniborus sp. MB09-C3, the proteins below share one genomic window:
- a CDS encoding HAD-IIIA family hydrolase, whose amino-acid sequence MKVAFLDRDGTIIEDYEDELWRNVTEPDFIQGSIDALKEIKRKGYEIIIITNQYLIDEQIISIEQYQNFTNKFVEKIKDNGIEILDIFYCPHSRKSDCSCMKPKDGLIKMALEKYPEIDMKDCFIVGDSLCDVELGEKLEIKTFGIGIGNREGETLFVDSLIDVVRYL is encoded by the coding sequence TTGAAGGTAGCATTTTTAGATAGGGATGGGACAATTATAGAAGACTATGAGGATGAGTTATGGAGAAATGTAACTGAGCCTGATTTTATACAGGGATCAATAGATGCTCTTAAAGAAATAAAACGAAAAGGTTATGAAATTATTATTATAACAAATCAGTATTTAATAGATGAACAAATCATTTCTATAGAGCAATATCAAAATTTTACAAATAAGTTTGTAGAAAAAATAAAAGATAATGGGATTGAAATATTAGATATATTTTATTGTCCTCATTCTAGAAAATCAGATTGTAGCTGTATGAAACCAAAAGATGGTTTGATAAAAATGGCATTAGAAAAATATCCAGAAATAGATATGAAAGATTGTTTTATTGTAGGAGATTCATTATGTGATGTTGAACTAGGGGAAAAGTTAGAAATAAAGACATTTGGTATAGGAATAGGAAATAGAGAAGGAGAGACATTATTTGTAGATTCGCTAATAGATGTAGTTAGGTATCTGTAG
- a CDS encoding carbon-nitrogen hydrolase family protein yields MKIGLVSEVFQDGNIGYNFNQIKKQLIKCSEKKFDLICFGESFLQGFEGLSWEYHQDLLKACSQNDEIISSLRGLAIRHKIALSFGYIEREEDIIYSSNIVISDSGEILDNYRRISPGWKEPIADLRYYKEGNGFSLFNYKGKRFATAICGDLWDDEHIDSIKELKADCVLWPLYVDYSIDKWENGEREEYAHQVKEIQAPVLMINSYVEDESRAKGGCCVFQNGHVLKELPMGSLGVLEYEV; encoded by the coding sequence GTGAAAATTGGTTTAGTTTCAGAAGTTTTTCAGGATGGAAACATTGGATACAACTTTAATCAAATAAAGAAACAGTTGATTAAGTGTAGTGAGAAGAAATTCGATCTAATTTGCTTTGGAGAGTCTTTCTTACAAGGATTTGAAGGATTATCCTGGGAATATCATCAAGACTTATTAAAAGCATGCTCCCAAAATGATGAAATTATCAGTTCATTAAGAGGGCTTGCAATAAGGCATAAAATTGCCCTTTCTTTTGGATATATTGAGAGAGAAGAAGATATAATCTATAGCAGTAATATAGTTATTTCTGACAGTGGTGAAATATTAGATAATTATCGTAGAATATCGCCTGGCTGGAAAGAGCCTATAGCAGACCTTAGATATTATAAAGAAGGGAACGGCTTTTCTCTTTTCAACTACAAAGGCAAAAGATTTGCAACAGCCATATGTGGAGATTTATGGGATGATGAGCACATTGATTCGATTAAGGAGTTGAAGGCAGATTGTGTTTTATGGCCATTATATGTTGACTATTCTATAGACAAGTGGGAAAATGGCGAAAGAGAAGAATATGCTCATCAAGTAAAAGAAATTCAAGCTCCAGTGTTGATGATAAACAGCTATGTAGAGGATGAAAGTAGAGCTAAGGGAGGATGCTGCGTATTTCAAAATGGACATGTATTAAAGGAACTTCCGATGGGTAGCCTTGGTGTTTTAGAATATGAAGTATAG
- a CDS encoding GNAT family N-acetyltransferase: protein MNNQYPEEKPYVINHGREIYVGEIIPLTEKNIEVAGRCTGRNCSESCHKKLIFMKDCCEEVLGFINEVDDIYVSQRSRDAGLGSLLLDKLLDVAKENGIERSLIYSSTKDINSIISFYKKHDYKTWYIQMYK from the coding sequence TTGAACAATCAATATCCTGAAGAAAAGCCTTATGTAATAAACCACGGAAGAGAAATATATGTAGGAGAGATCATACCTCTGACAGAAAAAAATATAGAAGTTGCTGGGAGATGTACAGGAAGGAATTGTTCTGAAAGTTGCCATAAAAAGCTTATTTTTATGAAAGATTGTTGTGAAGAGGTTTTGGGATTTATTAATGAGGTAGATGACATTTATGTATCACAAAGGAGCAGAGACGCAGGTTTAGGCAGCCTTTTATTAGATAAATTGCTGGATGTAGCAAAAGAAAATGGAATTGAGAGGTCTTTAATTTATTCATCAACGAAAGATATTAATAGTATCATCAGTTTTTATAAAAAACATGATTATAAAACATGGTACATTCAAATGTATAAATAA
- a CDS encoding GNAT family N-acetyltransferase, translating to MKKIIIRYFYTPICPEAFASLDRLYNLFSNYKEQVDFESFNVFDCKFESSHPWFPSEEEIIKSVNGNGTYPLLYGELFIQGNQIEGFPPSPKSISNALKEYGIFFKEEDYKFDYTTIKKEIFQCDNNRVQIKRYGKKILRDTCIICTKYNPYLDEKAYFPENWIKYEQLKGDFLKENLDKGSLIGYIGYYDEMPVGFIEAFPLDISKKLGFPISSKDDNDVMITCLSVRKEMSGQGIATRLIDYLEKEAKEKKYKSIEVLSFPDEHNWQPKSLYEKNGYKKVKEIRELFIMKKEL from the coding sequence GTGAAAAAAATTATAATAAGATATTTTTATACTCCAATTTGTCCAGAAGCATTTGCTTCATTAGATCGTCTTTATAATTTGTTTTCAAATTATAAAGAACAGGTTGATTTTGAATCCTTTAATGTATTTGATTGTAAATTCGAATCGTCACATCCATGGTTTCCTAGTGAAGAAGAAATAATAAAAAGTGTTAATGGAAACGGAACATATCCACTTCTTTATGGGGAATTATTCATTCAAGGAAATCAAATTGAAGGTTTTCCACCATCTCCAAAATCAATATCAAATGCTCTAAAAGAATATGGAATATTTTTTAAAGAAGAAGATTACAAATTTGATTATACAACGATAAAAAAAGAAATATTTCAGTGTGATAACAATAGAGTTCAAATTAAAAGATATGGGAAAAAAATACTTAGAGATACTTGTATTATTTGTACGAAATATAATCCATATCTAGATGAAAAAGCATATTTTCCAGAAAACTGGATTAAGTATGAACAATTGAAGGGCGATTTTTTGAAAGAGAATTTAGATAAGGGTAGTTTAATTGGATATATTGGATATTATGATGAAATGCCAGTTGGTTTTATTGAAGCATTTCCATTAGATATATCAAAAAAGTTAGGCTTTCCAATATCAAGTAAAGATGATAATGATGTTATGATTACTTGTCTTTCTGTCCGTAAAGAAATGAGTGGACAAGGTATAGCTACGAGACTAATAGATTATCTTGAAAAAGAGGCGAAAGAGAAAAAATATAAATCGATAGAAGTACTATCATTTCCTGACGAACATAATTGGCAACCTAAATCATTATATGAAAAAAACGGCTATAAAAAAGTCAAAGAAATAAGAGAACTGTTTATTATGAAGAAGGAATTATGA
- a CDS encoding HD domain-containing protein: protein MYKSMLDFVKDRLEFSGGEDCSKVGKFPFRKRSEHIWRVFLWTKRLMSEVDNINKEAVLVSAIFHDVGYGIDKDNSHHAENSAKICKDYLIENGFSIEFVDIVTYLIRNHSKKDLMYIKDTPKELIILMEADLLDETGALAIVWDCMMEGSEQIQSFEKTYEHIKNFSDKIMRTNPMVTAKAKEFWKEKQKLTKEFIKHLSFDLGIA, encoded by the coding sequence ATTTTGTTAAAGATAGGTTGGAATTTAGTGGTGGTGAGGATTGTAGTAAAGTTGGCAAGTTTCCTTTTCGTAAACGTTCAGAGCATATTTGGCGTGTATTTTTATGGACAAAAAGGTTAATGTCGGAAGTAGATAATATAAATAAGGAAGCTGTACTTGTATCGGCGATATTCCACGATGTTGGATATGGAATTGACAAAGATAATAGCCATCATGCTGAGAATAGTGCAAAGATATGTAAAGATTATTTGATAGAAAATGGATTTAGTATTGAATTTGTAGATATTGTTACATATCTAATTAGAAATCACTCTAAAAAAGATTTAATGTATATAAAGGATACGCCAAAAGAATTAATTATACTAATGGAAGCTGATTTACTTGATGAAACGGGAGCATTAGCAATTGTTTGGGATTGTATGATGGAAGGCTCAGAACAAATACAAAGTTTTGAGAAGACATATGAACACATAAAGAATTTTTCAGATAAAATTATGAGAACTAATCCAATGGTTACAGCTAAAGCAAAAGAGTTTTGGAAGGAAAAGCAAAAACTCACTAAAGAATTCATAAAGCATTTATCATTTGACTTGGGGATAGCTTAA